CAACGTCCCATTGTTATTATAATGGGAACTCGGGGCAAGAATCAAAAAGATATTGATTTGATTGGCAGTGTAACCGCTGAAGTTATTGAGAGAAGTCGTACTGCAGTGTTGGCCATTCCTGAAAATACACCATTCAAACAATTCAGTGAAGTCAAACATATTGCTTTCATAACAAATTTCGACCAGAGAGATTTAATTGCATTTGAAGCATTCTTCAATACTTGGAAATCATTTCATTTTTCAGTATCTTTGATACATCTTACCGAATCCAAAGATACCTGGAATGAAATAAAACTTGCAGGAATAAAAGAATATTTCCATAAACAATATCCGGGGCTTGAAATTCATTATGACGTTGTAATGAGTGATAATTTATTAAAAGGACTTGATCAATATATCAAAGAGAATCAAATAGATATAATCACACTGACTTCATATAAAAGAAACATATTCGCTCGCTTATTTAATCCAAGTATTGCCAGAAAGATGATATTTCACTCTGATACACCATTACTTGTTATTAACGGATGATCAAAACGGATATAAAAAGCTATTCACGATTAGGGAATAATCATTATTATGTTTAATAGATAAAAGGAGCAAATTCAGACTTTGCTCCTTTTCTGTTTTTTGTGCCATCCAGAAATTATTTCATCCTATATTAGCCTCAATTGCTGGAAAGCCGAAACTAAAAAACGATCCCTCTTAAAAAATGAAATAAAAAAAGAAGGCTACTATTTTGCAAGTAACCTTCTTTATCTTTTTTATTCAGAAAGATGATTATTTCATCAACTTATCAATTTCTTCAAATTCAGGACCCATATTCAAGTTATAATAAACTCGGTAAAGACCTTGCAACCACAAATCTTGTTGATCAGGTTTCAAAACTCTAGCTTTTTCATAGAAGGGTTTAGCTTCTTCATAGAATTTCTTCACTACAGCCTGTGCTTCAGCATACTTAGGATCATTGATATCTGTTGTAGCTTTGTCAGCATAATCCTGTGCCTTCATCAAATATACCAAACCAACGTTAGAGTATGCTTCTGCATATTCCGGATCAGCAGCAATAGCCTTCTTATAGTATTCGATTGCATTATCATACTCTTTCATGTTATGATAAAGATATGCTTTTACATACAAATACAGTTTGTTATTAGGATCATTAGACAACATTCTATCAGCAAATTCCATTGCTTTAGAAGCTTGATTAGAACTATTATAATAGTCAACCAGGTTTGCAAAGAAATAGTCATTTCCCGGGAATTTAAGAATACCATCTTCCAAAGACTTGATCCATGCAGCAGTATCACCTTTAGCTTTATAAGCATCAGCCATTAACTGCATTGCAAATTTACCACCGTCCTTATCAGCCAAAGCCGCAGGAGCATATTTGATGATTGCGTCTTTATCACCTACTCTATCAGCAGCCAATGTTGCATAATAAGCAATTTGTGGAAGCAGAGTATCAGTTTTAGCAATTTCTTTGTCAGCCAGCATCGGATAAGAAGCTGATTCTACGTATGTTGCGAAGAATTTCAAAGCTTCTTTATTCTTATCCAAATTGAAATATTGGATACCACCATTAATCAAGTTCGGACGTTCAGCCAACATGCTGGAAGCATTTGTCTTACGATATTTGTTTTTAATTTTACCCTTTTCGTTAGGAACTTGTGCCAAATCATCGCATTTTGTATAATACTCATACATTTTCAGAATACTATTGTAGACTTTCAATGTATCATACGGTTTTCTCAAAAAAGCATTTTTCATCTGCTCTTCGTTAATACGCTTCTGAATAAATCCAGCAACGTCCCATGTGTCAGCAAGATCCTTTGTTTCAGGATTCTTCATAGCTTCCTTAATGAGCTGTTCAGCCTGCTTAAA
The DNA window shown above is from Bacteroides faecium and carries:
- a CDS encoding tetratricopeptide repeat protein, whose amino-acid sequence is MKRVLFSMVLLMAVSFSFAQMKNVKEAKSIANDVKPNFKQAEQLIKEAMKNPETKDLADTWDVAGFIQKRINEEQMKNAFLRKPYDTLKVYNSILKMYEYYTKCDDLAQVPNEKGKIKNKYRKTNASSMLAERPNLINGGIQYFNLDKNKEALKFFATYVESASYPMLADKEIAKTDTLLPQIAYYATLAADRVGDKDAIIKYAPAALADKDGGKFAMQLMADAYKAKGDTAAWIKSLEDGILKFPGNDYFFANLVDYYNSSNQASKAMEFADRMLSNDPNNKLYLYVKAYLYHNMKEYDNAIEYYKKAIAADPEYAEAYSNVGLVYLMKAQDYADKATTDINDPKYAEAQAVVKKFYEEAKPFYEKARVLKPDQQDLWLQGLYRVYYNLNMGPEFEEIDKLMK